AAGCAGGAAAGAGCCCAGGTCGTTTCTATGTTCCACCTGAACCTCGACTCTTCGGGGAATTCAAGACTTTCACGATAGTAATCGATCGCAGTGGATGAATAACGGGCCTGAAGCTTTTCGACCTCGCTGATGGTTGTTGTATAGCCCAGATCGACGTGAGAAAACATCAGGAGGTTGAATTCGATCCTCCTGGGTGGGTCAAGTTCAATAGTCTTCTCGACTCTTTGGCCGCACGAAGTTACTGTCACCTTAGTTTTGCCGCTCTCGCAGACAAAGAGTTCTGATGTTTCCCCCGGAGGAATCGTTAGGCGTTCGTTCGAGCCGACCTGCGAAAGAAAGACCTCGCATGTTTCTTCCGAGTGATTGTGGATCAATGTCAGCCTCGGGAATGCCTCGGATCTCTTCAGCAAATCGGTAAAAACCAGCTCTGTCCTTATGAAGGCCTCATCAATCTTTACAACTATCATCCTTTTGCACCACCGTTCTATCGCTCAACGAGTTCCGTTTCCAGAAAGACTCTTCTCTGCTCTCCCCGGTCTCCCTGCAATCTATTCAGAAGAATTGTCGCCGCCTGTTTCCCCATTTCATAGGTCTTCTGGGCCACTGTGGTTACTGGAATCTTCAGGAATGAGAGAAACTCGAAATCGTCGAACCCGCCGACGGTGATTTTATTCTCCAGATGCGGATGTTCCAGAAGGTATTTAACCACACCCAGAGTAATATCTCCGGTGCTCCCGATTATCACTTGCGGAGGGTCATCGAGCTTCATCAGTTTTCTGGTGCAGGCATAGCCGTTTTCCATTCTGAGGGTCTTTCCGTTGACGATGTATTTTGAAGGCAGCTTTATTCCGCACTTGAGCACTCCATCCATGAAACCGTCCAGCCTCTCTCTGATGGCCGACGCGTCTTCCTCCTGAGTAATAAAGGCTATCTTCTCCTTTCCCTTGGAGACCAGGTGCTCCACCAGCTTTCTGGAACCGTTGCGGTTGTCACTCACCACAAAATCGAAATGCGAGCGGGGAATGTACCTGTCTATCAGAATCAATGGCACGGAGATGCTGTTGAGGAACCTTATGGACGCCTGATTGAAAACGCCCCCGACATAAAAGAGAATAAGCCCGTCAACCCGCTTTTCCAGCAGAAGCTTGAGTTCTCGCATCTCCTTCGTCGGATCGTTGTCGGAGACGCCCAGGAGTATGTTATAGCCTGCCGGAGAGCACACGCTCTCCAGGCCGTCGAATATATCATGCATGAATGACCTGAGGTTTGGAAGGACCAGACCAATTGTCATAGTTTTCTTCGTTACCAGGCTCTTTGCAGCCTGGTTAGGCAGATAGTTCATGTTTCTTGCTGCGGAGATAATTCTCTCCTTCGTCCTTTTGTTTACTCTCGGATCGTCTCTCAATGCCCTGGAGACAGTGGAGATTGACACGCCTACAAGTTCAGCGATCTCTTTCAAACCGACGCTCATACAATCACCTTTCTTCTCTTGACGTAGCTGTGATTACGAAAGGGGCATTTATGAAGCCGGACGCCCTTTCAAATCCCCCGCCTGCGAATGTGTCCATATAGAACGAAAAGACCTGTACCTTTGGAGTCCCCGGCTCATTTTCACCGAGGAGGGTTATGCCCAGGTCCGAAGTGGCGCTATAGCTGTAATGCCTGAGAAGTTGAAACCTCAGCTTCTCGCCATTATTGAATGAGAAACTCTGACGACTGGCGACCAAGGTCTTCTCCCCCGATCTGTCGAGAATGACAAAGCTCTCGAAGGGTATGAATGGAGGCCTCTCCCCGGCTAGGCCGCTATTCATCTTCGTGAAGGACCTTGCCCCCATGTATTCTATGCCGGTGATGTCTTCAAGCCCTAGAGCCAGAACATAGTTTATCGAATGGTCAGCGTACGGTATCAGCGGCAAACCTTCTTTGTCGATTGCTACCCTTATCTCGACCCCTCCACGGGAATAGACTATGAGCGAAATCTGTGAAAGTGGACCGCGGTCAAAGCCGAGAGTCACAACCTCTCTCAACCCATCAGAAGATCGATTCTGTGAAGATATTTTAGCACCTGAAGGCAGAAAGGTCGTGGGTTCTCCCGTCAAATAAGATTCAAGCCTTAGATCGAATTGCAGACTTTGGCCTTCTCTGGATGTCATTGTGACCTCTATCGAGCCGTCCTCAACTTGCTGGTAGTCAAGAGTGGAGAAGCTCTTAAGACTTTCTTCATTATCCGTTTCTTTTCTGTATCCGGCTAATAGCACTGAATTCACACCCTTCTTCAATGGCAGAAAGAAGAAGTATCCATCTTCACAAGAGTTCCAGCGATCCGTGTATTCTGTATGAAACGGGTACCCTGAGAAGATCGTGCCCGAAATTTCCAGCTGCAGGCATTCCCCTTCGCGAATTTCGGACGGTATTTCTACGTAATACTCTCCATCGTGAGGGGCGATAATGTAAAGTTCGTCGCTTACAGATTCTTGACTGGTCATTTTTTCCAGGAGTTTTTCCAGGGCCCCGTAAGCTTCGACGGCGAAGCCCACAACGCTGGCATTCGACGTGATGGTCTTCGCCAACGTCAGCTTACCAGGCCAGCCAGCAGTGACGGCCGATGTGTGTTCTCCGTACATAACCAAATTGAGGTCCATCGAGCTTTTCAGCTCTGGGTCCGTTCTCTCGAGTTCTTCATCCAGTTCCCTTGCGAATTCCTGTACGCGGCGTACCTGTCCGGCTGAAGAGGGTCCTCCGCTCTTGACAACCTCCCACCAACCCGACCAATCGCCGCTGTAGGTTTCCAGAGTTTTTCCGTACTTCTCTTCCATAACATTCATGAACTGCGAAGGAGTGGAGATTAACAGCTCTGTTTCCGGATCATCCCAAGCTTTATAGAGATCGAGATATGCGACGGCACCGGGGAAGTACCCGGCATTGTCAAATGCGATCATTATCGCCGCTTCTGAATACGGGTACCCCGTTTCTTCAAGATTGTTCAGATAATTCCGGAGCATTGACATATTCTTGAGCAGATAGCCCTCCGCGTAGCTGTCCTTGCTGATCCAGCAGAGAATGCGATTTCCTAGGGGACCCTGCCAATAGAACAGGTTGTGACTGCCTTCAAGACCGAGAGCCGATCCATAGGCATCGTTTATCCCGCTCATGAAGTACATTACCCCTTTCTCTGCTAGAACGTCGGGAAGATCTGCCGAGAAACCGGGGACATCGTTCATGAGGCAGGTGGCGATTTCGAAGCCGCTTTCACGGGCGAAATCGAGAGCCCTTTCCATGCTTTTCGAGAGTACATAATCATTTGTAAATCCTGTATGCATCGAGCCATATGCCGACCCGAACTCTATCCTTCCCTCCCTTGCATAATGCCGGTAAAGGTCGACCAGATAGGGTTCAGGGTTCGATTTCAGCCAGCAGTCGAACTGCCAGAAGGTCTCTACGGTGAACTTGAAATCCGAAAAACTCTCCATGAAATCGGGAAGATCGTTGTACATTTCCGCATAGAATTGGGCGACCTCCAGCTGCGTTCCCGTGAAGCCGATATCCTGGTGGCTGAAGGGAATTAGATACACCTTTTCGATTTTGGCTTGCGCAGTCACTGCAAGAAATAAAACAGTCAAGAGCAGGACGGTTCTTTTCATCGTTACGATCTCCCAACCTTCATCTTATCCCGGCTCTCAGAGTGAAACCGCGCATCATCTTCTCCTGTGCGGTGAAGTATAGAATAATGAGCGGGAGGGCAGTGAGCGTAGAAGCGGCCATCAACAGATTCCAGTTAGTTGAATACTGCTGCTGGAAACCACGCAATCCAATTGCCAGCGTCCACATCGACGGATCGTGAAGATAAATCAGTGGGCCGAAGAAATCGTTCCATGTGAAAACTACGGTAAACAGTGCCACAGTGAAGAGAGCCGGTTTCGAAAGAGGAAGCACTATCCTTGTGAAGATTCGCAACTCAGACGCTCCGTCAATCCTGGCCGACTCCATAAGCTCGTCGGGAATCGAGATGAAAAACTGCCTCAGGAGGAAGATGTTGAAGGCACCTCCTCCACAGAAGGCCGGTACGATCAGGGGCAGATAGGTATTAATCCATCCGAGCTGGGTGAAAAGAATATACACGGGAATTATCAGGACTTGCCCGGGGATGAACATGGTAGCGATAGTGATGTAGAAGAGCAGGTTTCTGCCCCTCCACTGCAGCTTTGAAAAGCTGTAGGCCACCAAGGAGGCAGTGACAGTGTTTCCCAGAACGTTCATCACGGTCAGAAAGACAGTATTGAAGAAGTATCTGAAAAAGGGGAAACTTTCAATTGCCTTGCCATAGTTCCCCCACTGCGGCGGGCGTGGGAACCACTGCATCGGTATCGACATTATCTGAGAATCCGGCTTCAGTGAGGTGGAAACCATCCAGAAAAGCGGAATCAGATAAACCACGCTGAAAAAGGCGAGTACCCCGTATATAGTGACAGATCTTATTGATTTCGCTCTATTCAGGCTTCTCATAATCAATCACCCTCAGTAATCCATCCATCTTCTGGATATTCTGAAGAGAAGGATCGTCATAGGGACGAGTATCATGAACATCACCCAGGACATCGCCGAAGCGTAGCCCATCCTGACATCTTTGAAGGCGAGAAGATAAATCTTCAGATTCACGAAAGTCGTTGATTCCAGGGGACCGCCGGCAGTCATTATGTAGGATTCTGCGAATACCTGGGAGGCAGCTATGAGCCCAGTCACGACGTTAAAGAAGATCACGGGCATGATCATGGGAACTGTGATACGCCAGAACATCTGCAGCCTGTTGGCCCCATCCAGTTCGGCGGCTTCGTAAAGATACTCGGGAACATCCTGGAGACCGGCCAGAAAGATGACTATAATGCCTCCTATGCCCCATATACTCATGAGAATCAACGCGGGTTTCGACCATTGTGGAGAGTTCAACCAGAGAGGACCTTTGATCCCTATGAATCCTAGTATCTGGTTTATAAGGCCGCTTCTGGGATTGAACATCATCATCCAGAGAAACATTACCGGAATCGATGGAAGAACTACTGGAAGGAAATAAATGGTTCTGAATATGCGCATTCCCTTCAATGCACTACTCAGGAGCAGGGCGAAGATCAGACCTATGAAAACTTTGAGAAAGACGGAACCGAACATGTAGTAGAAGGTATTACCCAGCGCCTTCCAGAAACCTGG
Above is a genomic segment from Mesotoga sp. UBA6090 containing:
- a CDS encoding LacI family DNA-binding transcriptional regulator, producing MSVGLKEIAELVGVSISTVSRALRDDPRVNKRTKERIISAARNMNYLPNQAAKSLVTKKTMTIGLVLPNLRSFMHDIFDGLESVCSPAGYNILLGVSDNDPTKEMRELKLLLEKRVDGLILFYVGGVFNQASIRFLNSISVPLILIDRYIPRSHFDFVVSDNRNGSRKLVEHLVSKGKEKIAFITQEEDASAIRERLDGFMDGVLKCGIKLPSKYIVNGKTLRMENGYACTRKLMKLDDPPQVIIGSTGDITLGVVKYLLEHPHLENKITVGGFDDFEFLSFLKIPVTTVAQKTYEMGKQAATILLNRLQGDRGEQRRVFLETELVER
- a CDS encoding carbohydrate ABC transporter permease, with translation MRSLNRAKSIRSVTIYGVLAFFSVVYLIPLFWMVSTSLKPDSQIMSIPMQWFPRPPQWGNYGKAIESFPFFRYFFNTVFLTVMNVLGNTVTASLVAYSFSKLQWRGRNLLFYITIATMFIPGQVLIIPVYILFTQLGWINTYLPLIVPAFCGGGAFNIFLLRQFFISIPDELMESARIDGASELRIFTRIVLPLSKPALFTVALFTVVFTWNDFFGPLIYLHDPSMWTLAIGLRGFQQQYSTNWNLLMAASTLTALPLIILYFTAQEKMMRGFTLRAGIR
- a CDS encoding carbohydrate ABC transporter permease gives rise to the protein MKRRRSKYFRRKNLAGYLFAAPWLIGLSTFILAPILATLFLSFTSYDMINAPRWIGLTNYKILFTLDPGFWKALGNTFYYMFGSVFLKVFIGLIFALLLSSALKGMRIFRTIYFLPVVLPSIPVMFLWMMMFNPRSGLINQILGFIGIKGPLWLNSPQWSKPALILMSIWGIGGIIVIFLAGLQDVPEYLYEAAELDGANRLQMFWRITVPMIMPVIFFNVVTGLIAASQVFAESYIMTAGGPLESTTFVNLKIYLLAFKDVRMGYASAMSWVMFMILVPMTILLFRISRRWMDY